In a genomic window of Enterobacter asburiae:
- a CDS encoding DUF2158 domain-containing protein — MVFLVSDEVKPKKGGPRMIVTGYSSGMVECRWHDGFSVQREAFREDELQPGDGQHKRDKA; from the coding sequence ATGGTCTTTTTGGTCAGTGATGAAGTTAAGCCTAAGAAGGGCGGCCCACGTATGATTGTCACCGGGTATTCCAGCGGAATGGTGGAGTGTCGGTGGCACGATGGCTTTAGCGTCCAGCGGGAAGCATTTCGTGAAGATGAGCTTCAGCCGGGTGACGGGCAGCACAAGCGGGACAAGGCTTAA
- the dsrB gene encoding protein DsrB, with product MDIHLNFALDGVAVLFIGLHYGVPHSTVSNAKYRLCIKTPFTPCGDVCFCVLFYTGSKPEEECMKVNDRVTVKTDGGPRRPGVVLAIEEFSEGTMYLVSLEDYPLGIWFFNELGHPDGIFVEKAE from the coding sequence ATCGACATCCACCTCAACTTCGCGCTTGATGGTGTCGCTGTACTCTTTATCGGTCTTCATTACGGGGTTCCTCATTCAACCGTGTCCAACGCTAAGTATAGACTGTGTATAAAAACGCCATTCACGCCGTGCGGCGATGTGTGTTTTTGCGTTTTGTTCTACACTGGCTCAAAACCAGAGGAGGAATGTATGAAGGTCAACGATCGGGTAACCGTTAAAACGGACGGTGGGCCGCGCCGCCCGGGGGTGGTGCTGGCAATTGAAGAGTTTAGTGAAGGCACAATGTACCTGGTCTCACTGGAAGATTACCCGCTCGGCATCTGGTTTTTTAACGAGCTGGGGCATCCGGACGGCATTTTTGTTGAGAAAGCGGAGTAG
- the rcsA gene encoding transcriptional regulator RcsA, with amino-acid sequence MSTIIMDLCSYTRLGLTGYLASRGVRKRDINDAHTVEELAAACDELKPGVVFINEDCFIHDPANSQHIKQIINQHPKTLFIVFMAIANIHFDEYLLVRKNLLISSKSIKPESLDDILGDYLNKEVKNVGAVNLPTLSLSRTESSMLRMWMAGQGTIQISDQMNIKAKTVSSHKGNIKRKIKTHNKQVIYHVVRLTDNVTNGIFVNMR; translated from the coding sequence ATGTCAACGATCATTATGGATTTATGCAGCTACACCCGGCTAGGGTTAACCGGGTACCTGGCAAGCAGAGGGGTAAGAAAGAGAGACATCAACGATGCACACACCGTTGAAGAACTCGCAGCCGCTTGTGACGAACTCAAACCAGGCGTGGTGTTTATTAATGAGGACTGTTTCATTCACGATCCAGCCAACAGTCAGCACATTAAGCAAATCATTAATCAGCATCCAAAAACCCTGTTTATTGTTTTTATGGCGATCGCGAATATCCATTTCGATGAGTATTTGTTGGTCCGTAAAAATTTATTGATTAGTTCTAAGTCGATTAAACCCGAGTCGCTGGATGACATTCTGGGTGATTATTTGAATAAAGAAGTTAAAAATGTAGGAGCGGTTAACTTACCCACCCTTTCATTAAGCAGGACTGAATCAAGCATGCTGCGAATGTGGATGGCGGGACAAGGAACTATTCAGATCTCCGACCAGATGAATATTAAAGCGAAAACCGTTTCATCACACAAAGGAAATATTAAAAGGAAAATTAAAACGCATAATAAGCAAGTGATCTATCACGTGGTACGTCTGACCGATAATGTGACGAACGGGATTTTCGTCAACATGCGTTAG
- a CDS encoding very short patch repair endonuclease, with protein sequence MTDVHDKATRSKNMRAIGTRDTAIEKRLAGLLTQAGFDFRVQDPALAGRPDFVIDAYRCIIFTHGCFWHHHDCYLFKVPATRTDFWLEKIGKNVERDARDLATLVAQGWRVLIVWECALKGRLKLNDAALSERLEEWICGGGEAAQIDTQGIHALTVSPPRKA encoded by the coding sequence ATGACGGACGTTCACGATAAGGCCACGCGCAGCAAAAACATGCGTGCCATCGGCACGCGTGACACCGCGATTGAAAAGCGTCTGGCCGGGCTGCTGACGCAGGCGGGCTTTGACTTTCGCGTACAGGATCCCGCGCTTGCGGGTCGTCCGGATTTCGTCATCGACGCGTATCGGTGCATTATATTCACCCACGGCTGTTTCTGGCATCATCACGACTGCTACCTGTTTAAAGTTCCGGCGACGCGCACCGATTTCTGGCTGGAGAAGATTGGCAAGAACGTTGAACGCGACGCGCGGGATCTTGCCACGCTTGTCGCGCAGGGCTGGAGGGTGCTGATCGTCTGGGAATGTGCGCTGAAAGGGCGGCTGAAGCTGAACGATGCCGCTCTGAGCGAACGGCTGGAAGAATGGATCTGCGGCGGCGGCGAGGCCGCGCAGATCGACACGCAGGGGATCCACGCGCTTACGGTTTCTCCACCTCGCAAGGCGTAA
- the yedA gene encoding drug/metabolite exporter YedA, with protein MRFRQLLPLIGALFSLYIIWGSTYFVIRIGVESWPPLMMAGIRFLSAGVLLLAFLLLRGHKLPPLRPMLNAALIGLLLLAVGNGFVTIAEHQNVPSGIAAVVVATVPLFTLCFSRLFGIRTRKLEWLGIGIGLAGIILLNSGGNLSGNPWGAVIILIGSMSWAFGSVYGSRIELPTGMMAGAIEMLAAGIVLLLASALTGEELTTLPPLSGFLAVGYLALFGSIIAINAYMFLIRNVSPAVATSYAYVNPVVAVLLGTGLGGETLSPVEWLALGVIVFAVVLVTLGKYLLPAKPVVTPCEVEKP; from the coding sequence ATGCGTTTCCGGCAACTGCTTCCACTTATTGGGGCACTTTTTTCGCTGTATATCATCTGGGGTTCCACCTACTTTGTCATTCGCATCGGCGTAGAAAGCTGGCCGCCGCTGATGATGGCGGGCATTCGCTTCCTCTCGGCGGGCGTGCTGCTGCTGGCCTTCCTGCTGCTGCGCGGGCATAAGCTTCCTCCGCTTCGCCCAATGCTGAACGCCGCCCTGATAGGCCTGCTGCTGCTGGCGGTCGGGAATGGCTTTGTGACCATTGCCGAGCACCAGAACGTACCGTCTGGGATCGCCGCCGTGGTCGTTGCCACCGTACCGCTGTTTACCCTCTGCTTCAGCCGCCTTTTCGGCATCCGCACCCGCAAGCTGGAGTGGCTGGGGATTGGCATCGGCCTTGCCGGCATTATTCTGCTCAACAGCGGCGGTAACCTGAGCGGGAATCCGTGGGGCGCAGTGATTATCCTTATTGGCTCGATGAGCTGGGCGTTCGGTTCCGTATACGGTTCTCGTATCGAGCTGCCGACCGGCATGATGGCGGGGGCAATTGAGATGCTTGCGGCTGGGATTGTGCTGCTGCTGGCCTCAGCCCTGACGGGAGAGGAGCTGACTACCCTGCCACCGTTGTCGGGCTTCCTGGCGGTAGGCTACCTGGCGCTGTTCGGCTCCATCATCGCCATCAACGCCTATATGTTCCTGATCCGTAACGTCTCTCCGGCGGTCGCCACCAGCTATGCCTACGTCAACCCGGTCGTGGCCGTGCTGCTTGGCACCGGGCTTGGCGGTGAAACGCTCTCTCCGGTTGAGTGGTTAGCTTTAGGGGTGATTGTTTTTGCCGTCGTGCTGGTGACCTTAGGCAAATATTTGCTGCCGGCAAAGCCCGTGGTTACGCCTTGCGAGGTGGAGAAACCGTAA
- the fliO gene encoding flagellar type III secretion system protein FliO: MKTQATISPPSAVPGSPLLQVSGALFGIIAFILIAAWLAKRFGLAGKTASTRGLKVSASTPLGPRERVVIVDVEDARLVLGVTGSNINVLHKLPPAPVTVDERAQAPADFQSVMKSLLKRSGRS, from the coding sequence ATGAAAACCCAGGCAACAATATCACCACCGTCCGCCGTTCCCGGCTCCCCGCTGCTCCAGGTGAGCGGGGCGTTGTTCGGTATTATTGCCTTTATTCTTATCGCCGCCTGGCTGGCGAAGCGTTTTGGTCTGGCGGGTAAAACTGCCAGCACCCGCGGCCTGAAGGTCAGCGCCAGCACTCCCCTTGGGCCGCGCGAACGCGTGGTCATCGTCGATGTGGAAGATGCGCGTCTGGTACTGGGCGTAACCGGCTCAAACATCAACGTATTACATAAACTGCCGCCCGCCCCGGTCACGGTGGACGAGCGCGCACAAGCCCCTGCGGATTTTCAGTCCGTCATGAAGAGTTTGCTTAAGCGTTCCGGGAGATCCTGA
- the yedQ gene encoding cellulose biosynthesis regulator YedQ → MQRDTFVVRQSFLQWLHKRSNPGLIVNLCFLIVLVFSTLLTWREVVVLEEAYISSQRNHLETVASSLDRQLQNSVDRMLLFRQGIRDAIQMPLAFDVLQNAVSRFNTVRKQPTWQIAVDKKRTLPINGVSDAFVEKTTLLNRDPDRISHEISAALEVGYLLRLASTRAQTESRATYVSRAGFFLSTDTPDLAGDITSRYYHLVTQPWFTQQSERNNRARAVRWFISSPSSWTGEERTIAASVPIYFDHYWYGVVAMDFALSTMQRLLADATEDRTEGEYQLYDTRLNMIATSDHSGKPVNHFDERETAQIAQAIENDTGGGIRLGSRFVSWERLNHFDGVVLRIHTLHEGVQDDFGSISIVLALMWALFTAMLLISWLVIRRMVSNMYTLQHSLQWQAWHDPLTRLNNRGALFDRAKLLSETCRQQSLPFSVIQIDLDNFKSINDRFGHQAGDKVLSHTAGLIASTLRKKDVAGRVGGEEFCIVLPGLGLEEARGVAERIRCRINSKEILVKKSMTLRISASLGVSSAQENENYDFEQLQSVADARLYNAKQGGRNRVVWHDHDKK, encoded by the coding sequence GTGCAGCGCGATACCTTTGTTGTAAGACAATCTTTTCTGCAATGGCTGCATAAGCGTAGCAATCCGGGGTTGATTGTTAATCTCTGTTTTCTGATCGTTCTGGTGTTTTCCACTCTCCTGACCTGGCGTGAGGTGGTGGTGCTTGAAGAGGCCTACATTTCCAGCCAGCGGAACCATCTGGAAACCGTGGCCAGCTCGCTGGACAGGCAGTTACAGAACAGCGTGGACAGGATGCTGCTGTTCCGCCAGGGCATACGCGATGCGATCCAGATGCCGCTGGCGTTTGATGTCCTGCAGAATGCCGTGTCGCGCTTCAACACCGTCCGCAAGCAGCCTACCTGGCAAATCGCCGTTGATAAAAAGCGGACCCTGCCCATTAACGGCGTTTCGGATGCGTTCGTCGAAAAAACCACGCTTCTGAACCGTGACCCTGACCGCATCAGTCATGAAATTTCTGCCGCGCTTGAAGTAGGGTATCTGCTCAGGCTGGCGTCCACGCGAGCGCAAACGGAATCACGCGCGACCTACGTCTCCCGCGCCGGTTTTTTCCTTTCCACGGATACGCCGGACCTGGCGGGCGACATCACCTCCCGCTATTACCATCTGGTCACGCAGCCCTGGTTTACCCAGCAGTCAGAGCGCAACAACCGCGCCCGCGCGGTGCGCTGGTTCATCTCTTCGCCTTCCTCATGGACCGGGGAGGAACGCACGATCGCCGCCAGCGTGCCCATCTATTTTGACCATTACTGGTACGGCGTTGTGGCGATGGATTTTGCGTTGAGCACGATGCAGCGCCTGCTGGCTGACGCGACGGAAGACCGGACGGAAGGGGAGTATCAGCTGTACGACACTCGCCTTAATATGATTGCCACCTCTGACCATTCAGGAAAACCAGTTAACCATTTTGATGAACGCGAAACGGCGCAAATAGCGCAGGCGATTGAGAACGATACCGGCGGTGGGATCCGCCTTGGAAGCCGTTTTGTCAGCTGGGAGCGGCTCAACCACTTCGATGGCGTCGTCTTGCGGATCCACACCCTGCATGAAGGGGTACAAGATGACTTCGGCAGTATCAGTATTGTGCTGGCGCTGATGTGGGCACTCTTTACCGCCATGCTATTGATCTCGTGGCTGGTTATCCGTCGGATGGTCAGCAACATGTATACGCTCCAGCACTCGCTCCAGTGGCAGGCCTGGCATGACCCGCTCACCCGCCTGAATAATCGCGGCGCGCTGTTCGACCGCGCAAAACTGCTGTCGGAAACCTGTCGCCAGCAGTCGCTGCCGTTCTCGGTTATTCAGATCGATCTCGACAATTTTAAAAGCATTAACGACCGTTTTGGCCACCAGGCCGGGGATAAGGTGCTCTCCCACACGGCAGGGTTGATTGCCAGTACGTTACGCAAGAAGGATGTGGCAGGACGCGTGGGCGGGGAAGAGTTTTGTATCGTTCTGCCGGGGCTTGGTCTTGAGGAGGCGAGAGGCGTCGCGGAGCGTATTCGTTGCCGAATCAACAGCAAGGAGATTCTGGTGAAGAAGAGTATGACCCTGCGCATCAGCGCGTCACTCGGCGTCAGCAGCGCGCAGGAAAACGAAAACTACGATTTCGAACAGCTGCAGTCCGTGGCGGATGCCCGGTTATACAACGCTAAACAGGGCGGACGTAACCGGGTTGTCTGGCACGATCATGACAAAAAGTGA
- the fliP gene encoding flagellar type III secretion system pore protein FliP (The bacterial flagellar biogenesis protein FliP forms a type III secretion system (T3SS)-type pore required for flagellar assembly.) gives MRRLLSLTLAGIGLFAPAVYAQLPGLVSTPIAGGGQSWSLPVQTLVFITSLTFIPAILLMMTSFTRIIIVFGLLRNALGTPSAPPNQVLLGLALFLTFFIMSPVIDKIYTDAYQPFSEDKISMQEALEKGAQPLREFMLRQTREADLALFARLSNTGELQGPEAVPMRILLPAYVTSELKTAFQIGFTIFIPFLIIDLVIASVLMALGMMMVPPATIALPFKIMLFVLVDGWQLLVSSLAQSFYS, from the coding sequence ATGCGCCGTTTGTTATCCCTTACGCTTGCGGGCATTGGCCTGTTTGCTCCTGCGGTTTATGCACAGCTGCCCGGTCTGGTCTCAACGCCGATTGCGGGTGGCGGCCAGAGCTGGTCGCTCCCGGTTCAGACGTTGGTCTTCATCACCTCGCTGACCTTTATTCCGGCCATCCTGCTGATGATGACCAGTTTCACCCGCATCATCATCGTCTTTGGTCTGCTGCGAAACGCGCTGGGCACCCCTTCGGCGCCGCCAAACCAGGTGCTTCTGGGCTTAGCTCTGTTTTTGACCTTTTTCATCATGTCGCCGGTGATCGACAAGATTTATACCGACGCCTACCAGCCGTTCAGCGAAGACAAAATCTCGATGCAGGAAGCGCTGGAAAAAGGCGCGCAGCCGCTGCGGGAATTTATGCTGCGTCAGACGCGCGAAGCGGACCTGGCTCTTTTCGCTCGACTGTCCAACACCGGCGAGCTTCAGGGGCCGGAAGCGGTGCCGATGCGCATTCTCCTGCCGGCCTATGTCACCAGCGAGCTGAAAACCGCGTTCCAGATTGGCTTTACCATCTTTATTCCGTTCCTGATTATCGACCTGGTGATCGCCAGCGTCCTGATGGCGCTCGGGATGATGATGGTGCCGCCGGCCACAATTGCCCTGCCCTTTAAGATCATGCTCTTTGTGCTGGTCGATGGCTGGCAGCTGCTGGTCAGTTCGCTGGCGCAGAGTTTTTACAGTTAA
- the fliR gene encoding flagellar type III secretion system protein FliR produces MLHFTSDQWVQWLGVYFWPMLRILALISTAPILSEKSIPKRVKVGLGIIITIIVAPSLPPVNIPIFSANAIWVALQQVMIGVAVGFTMQLAFAAVRTAGELIGLQMGLSFATFVDPGSHLNMPVLARIIDLLAMLLFLSLNGHLWLISMLVDTFHTLPIGDNPVNSNAFLALTRAAGLIFLNGLMLALPIITLLLTVNLALGLLNRMAPQLSVFVIGFPLTLTVGILLMSLLMPLIAPFCEHLFGEIFNLLADIVSELPRK; encoded by the coding sequence ATGCTGCACTTCACCAGCGACCAGTGGGTTCAGTGGCTCGGCGTCTATTTCTGGCCGATGCTGCGCATTCTGGCGCTGATCTCCACCGCCCCCATACTCAGCGAGAAATCGATCCCCAAGCGCGTCAAGGTGGGGCTGGGCATTATCATCACCATTATCGTTGCCCCTTCCCTGCCACCCGTGAATATTCCCATCTTCTCGGCTAACGCGATATGGGTCGCTTTGCAGCAGGTGATGATTGGCGTCGCCGTGGGCTTTACCATGCAGCTCGCCTTCGCCGCCGTGCGTACGGCTGGTGAGTTGATTGGCCTGCAGATGGGGCTATCGTTCGCCACGTTTGTCGATCCCGGCAGCCATCTCAACATGCCGGTGCTGGCGCGCATCATCGATCTACTCGCCATGCTGCTGTTCCTGTCGCTCAACGGCCATCTGTGGCTCATCTCCATGCTGGTGGATACCTTCCATACGCTGCCGATTGGTGATAACCCGGTCAACAGCAACGCCTTCCTGGCGCTTACCCGCGCGGCGGGGCTGATTTTCCTCAACGGTCTGATGCTGGCTCTGCCGATCATCACGCTGCTGCTCACCGTCAACCTGGCATTAGGTTTACTGAACAGAATGGCACCGCAGCTCTCGGTGTTTGTGATTGGTTTTCCGCTGACCCTGACGGTCGGAATTTTATTAATGTCATTACTGATGCCCCTTATCGCCCCCTTCTGTGAACATTTATTCGGCGAGATATTCAATCTGTTAGCGGATATTGTCAGCGAATTGCCACGTAAATAA
- the fliM gene encoding flagellar motor switch protein FliM, with amino-acid sequence MGDSILSQAEIDALLNGDSDKSDDPQPGLTGDDNIRPYDPNTQRRVVRERLQALEIINERFARQFRMGLFNLLRRSPDITVGAIRIQPYHEFARNLPVPTNLNLIHLKPLRGTGLVVFSPSLVFIAVDNLFGGDGRFPTKVEGREFTHTEQRVINRMLKLALESYSDAWKAINPLEVEYVRSEMQVKFTNITTSPNDIVVNTPFHVEIGNLTGEFNICLPFSMIEPLRELLVNPPLENSRNEDQNWRENLVRQVQHSQLELVANFADISMRLSQILKLQPGDVLPIDKPDRIIAHVDGVPVLTSQYGTINGQYALRVEHLINPILNSLNEEQPK; translated from the coding sequence ATGGGCGACAGTATTCTTTCTCAGGCAGAAATCGACGCGCTGCTTAACGGCGACAGCGATAAGAGTGACGATCCGCAACCGGGTCTCACCGGCGACGATAATATTCGTCCTTACGATCCCAATACCCAGCGTCGCGTAGTCCGTGAACGTCTGCAGGCGCTGGAGATCATTAACGAACGTTTTGCACGTCAGTTCCGTATGGGGCTATTTAACCTGCTGCGTCGTAGCCCGGATATCACGGTCGGTGCGATCCGCATTCAGCCGTATCATGAGTTTGCCCGCAACCTGCCGGTGCCAACCAACCTTAACCTGATTCATCTGAAGCCGCTTCGCGGCACCGGTCTGGTGGTGTTCTCGCCAAGCCTGGTGTTCATTGCGGTGGATAACCTGTTCGGCGGCGACGGGCGTTTCCCGACCAAAGTGGAAGGCCGTGAATTTACCCACACCGAACAGCGCGTCATTAACCGCATGCTTAAGCTGGCGCTTGAGTCCTACAGCGACGCGTGGAAAGCGATTAACCCGCTGGAAGTGGAGTACGTCCGTTCTGAGATGCAGGTGAAATTTACCAATATCACCACCTCCCCGAACGATATCGTTGTCAATACGCCGTTCCACGTGGAGATCGGTAACCTGACCGGCGAATTCAACATCTGCCTGCCGTTCAGCATGATTGAACCGCTGCGCGAGCTGCTGGTTAACCCGCCGCTGGAGAACTCGCGCAACGAAGATCAGAACTGGCGTGAAAACCTGGTGCGCCAGGTGCAGCACTCCCAGCTGGAGCTGGTGGCAAACTTTGCCGACATCTCGATGCGGTTATCCCAGATCCTGAAATTACAACCCGGCGACGTTTTGCCGATAGACAAACCCGACCGCATTATTGCCCACGTGGATGGTGTCCCCGTACTCACAAGCCAGTACGGCACGATTAACGGTCAGTATGCGTTACGCGTTGAGCACTTGATCAACCCGATTTTGAATTCGCTGAATGAGGAACAGCCCAAATGA
- a CDS encoding DUF808 domain-containing protein produces MAGSSLLTLLDDIATLLDDISVMGKLAAKKTAGVLGDDLSLNAQQVSGVRANRELPVVWGVAKGSFLNKVILVPLALLISAFIPWAITPLLMIGGAFLCFEGVEKVLHSLSSRKQKDTPEARQQRLEALAAQDPKVFERDKIKGAIRTDFILSAEIVAITLGIVSDAPLLNQVLILSGIAILVTVGVYGLVGLIVKLDDIGYWLEEKSSAVAKSIGKSLLTLAPWLMKSLSVVGTLAMFLVGGGIVVHGIAPLHHAIEHFSSAQGSVVAAILPTLLNLVLGFIVGAIVVAAVKLVEKMRGTAH; encoded by the coding sequence TTGGCAGGAAGTAGCTTATTAACATTGCTGGATGATATTGCCACCTTACTGGATGATATTTCCGTGATGGGGAAACTGGCGGCGAAGAAAACCGCAGGGGTGCTGGGGGACGATCTCTCGCTTAACGCTCAGCAGGTGAGCGGGGTACGGGCTAACCGTGAGCTGCCAGTGGTGTGGGGCGTGGCAAAAGGCTCGTTTCTGAATAAAGTGATCCTGGTGCCGCTGGCGCTGCTGATCAGCGCATTCATTCCCTGGGCCATCACGCCGCTGCTGATGATTGGCGGGGCATTTTTATGCTTCGAAGGCGTGGAGAAGGTCCTGCACTCTTTGAGCTCTCGCAAGCAGAAGGATACCCCGGAGGCGCGTCAGCAGCGCCTTGAAGCGCTGGCCGCGCAGGATCCGAAAGTCTTCGAGCGCGATAAAATCAAAGGCGCCATTCGCACCGACTTTATTCTTTCAGCAGAGATTGTTGCCATTACGCTGGGCATTGTCTCCGACGCACCGCTGCTGAATCAGGTGCTGATCCTTTCCGGGATCGCCATTCTGGTTACGGTTGGCGTCTACGGCCTGGTCGGTCTGATCGTGAAGCTCGATGATATCGGCTACTGGCTGGAGGAGAAATCAAGCGCGGTGGCAAAAAGCATCGGTAAGAGCTTACTGACGCTGGCGCCGTGGCTGATGAAGAGCTTGTCCGTGGTGGGCACCCTAGCGATGTTCCTCGTGGGCGGCGGTATTGTGGTTCACGGCATTGCTCCGCTGCATCATGCTATCGAACATTTCTCCTCGGCGCAGGGGAGCGTGGTGGCCGCTATTCTGCCGACGCTGCTTAATCTTGTGCTGGGCTTTATCGTTGGCGCTATCGTGGTGGCAGCGGTGAAACTGGTTGAAAAAATGCGCGGTACAGCGCACTAA
- the fliN gene encoding flagellar motor switch protein FliN: MSDMNNPSDENSGALDDLWADALNEQKTTPTKSAADAVFQQLGGGDVSGTLQDIDLIMDIPVKLTVELGRTRMTIKELLRLTQGSVVALDGLAGEPLDILINGYLIAQGEVVVVADKYGVRITDIITPSERMRRLSR, encoded by the coding sequence ATGAGTGACATGAACAATCCGTCCGATGAAAACAGCGGAGCACTGGACGATCTGTGGGCTGACGCGTTAAACGAGCAAAAAACGACTCCGACAAAAAGCGCGGCGGACGCGGTATTCCAGCAGTTAGGCGGCGGTGACGTCAGCGGCACGCTGCAGGATATCGACCTGATTATGGACATCCCGGTCAAGCTGACCGTTGAGCTGGGGCGCACCCGGATGACCATTAAAGAGCTGCTGCGTCTGACGCAGGGTTCGGTCGTGGCCCTTGACGGCCTGGCCGGCGAGCCGCTGGATATTCTGATCAACGGCTATCTGATTGCCCAGGGTGAAGTGGTGGTGGTTGCCGACAAATACGGCGTGCGCATCACCGACATCATTACCCCGTCTGAACGCATGCGTCGTCTGAGCCGTTAA
- the fliQ gene encoding flagellar biosynthesis protein FliQ — protein MTPESVMMMGTEAMKIAIAVAAPLLLVALVTGLIISILQAATQINEMTLSFIPKIIAVFVAIIVAGPWMLNLLLDYMRNLFTNLPYIIG, from the coding sequence ATGACACCCGAATCGGTCATGATGATGGGCACGGAAGCGATGAAAATCGCCATTGCCGTTGCCGCGCCACTGCTGCTTGTCGCGCTGGTTACCGGCCTGATTATCAGTATTCTTCAGGCTGCCACGCAGATTAACGAAATGACGCTGTCGTTTATCCCGAAAATCATCGCCGTCTTCGTGGCGATTATCGTGGCCGGGCCGTGGATGCTGAACCTGCTGCTGGACTATATGCGCAACCTGTTTACCAATCTGCCGTACATCATCGGCTGA
- the yodD gene encoding YodD family peroxide/acid resistance protein, translating into MKTDKEYSDTIKREVEVDVDALLAAINEISESEVRRTDDGSDHVIVNGRDYHTYRELAEAFELDIHDFSVSEANR; encoded by the coding sequence ATGAAGACCGATAAAGAGTACAGCGACACCATCAAGCGCGAAGTTGAGGTGGATGTCGATGCCCTGCTGGCCGCCATCAATGAGATCAGTGAGTCAGAAGTCCGCCGCACGGACGATGGTTCGGACCACGTCATTGTTAACGGGAGGGATTATCATACCTATCGCGAGCTGGCGGAGGCCTTCGAGCTAGATATTCATGACTTTAGCGTGTCTGAAGCAAATCGTTAG
- a CDS encoding mannosyl-3-phosphoglycerate phosphatase-related protein, with protein sequence MLSLQGSLLIFSDLDGSLLDIHTYEWQPAMPWLDKLQDNQVPVILCSSKSAAEMLDIQQDLGLEGLPFIAENGAVVQLDVRWEIGQRHINGMTHREIHPLIEQIRQQAGFKFTTFDDVDERVISEWTGLTRYRAALARRHDASVTLIWRDSDEAMARFEAALAQRGLKCLQGARFWHILDAGCGKDVAANWLIAQYRERENIEPTTLGLGDGPNDAPLLDSVDFAVVIKGINRQGIRLRDDSPSRVYHTRQAGPLGWQEGLDHFLS encoded by the coding sequence ATGCTTTCACTCCAAGGTTCCCTGCTGATTTTTTCCGATCTGGATGGATCGCTGTTGGATATTCATACCTATGAGTGGCAGCCCGCGATGCCGTGGCTCGATAAACTGCAGGATAACCAGGTGCCGGTAATTCTTTGCAGCAGCAAAAGCGCGGCAGAGATGCTGGATATCCAGCAGGATTTAGGTCTCGAAGGCTTACCTTTTATCGCTGAGAACGGCGCGGTGGTTCAGCTTGACGTACGCTGGGAAATAGGTCAGCGCCACATCAACGGCATGACGCACCGGGAGATCCATCCGCTTATTGAGCAAATCCGCCAGCAGGCAGGCTTTAAATTCACCACTTTTGACGACGTGGACGAACGCGTCATCAGCGAATGGACGGGGCTGACCCGCTACCGGGCAGCGCTTGCCCGCAGGCACGACGCCTCCGTCACGCTCATCTGGCGTGATTCCGACGAAGCCATGGCCCGGTTTGAAGCGGCGCTGGCGCAGCGCGGACTGAAATGCCTGCAGGGAGCCCGTTTCTGGCACATTCTGGATGCCGGCTGCGGTAAGGACGTTGCGGCTAACTGGCTTATCGCGCAGTACCGTGAACGGGAAAATATTGAACCCACCACCCTGGGGCTCGGCGATGGGCCAAACGACGCGCCGTTGCTGGACAGCGTGGACTTCGCGGTGGTGATTAAGGGCATAAACCGCCAGGGTATTAGGTTACGGGACGATAGCCCCAGCCGGGTTTATCACACCCGGCAGGCGGGACCGCTCGGCTGGCAGGAGGGGCTGGATCACTTTTTGTCATGA